From the Phyllopteryx taeniolatus isolate TA_2022b chromosome 16, UOR_Ptae_1.2, whole genome shotgun sequence genome, one window contains:
- the mfsd11 gene encoding UNC93-like protein MFSD11 isoform X1, whose product MGPEGKKLMNIIVLGVGFMFIFTAFQTCGNIEQTVIKSFNSTTFHASGYTSMAIIYGVFSASNLLAPSVVAVAGTHLSMFFSGLLYSAYIAVFVYPYTWSFYAASALVGVGAAVLWTAQGSVLALNSDRRTIGRNSGVFWALLQCSLLFGNTFIFLAWRGHERISDKDRQTVFISLTVISLAGCFLFFLIRTPDAEVSGRAEVAPGERPDAPLLPSDSGDGASGPSSSHLCSQAADAFVQACKMFVTKEMSLLSLSIAYTGVELTFYSGVYGTCIGATSGLGPDAKSLIGLSGICVGLGEIVGGAAFGMLNKCSGRLGRNPVVLLGLLAHYLAFYLIFINIADDAPLAPDEGTQLAAFIRPSVGVALLCSFLLGLGDSCFNTQLLSIIGSIFRDNSAPAFAVFKFIQSVLAALAFFYSNFLPLRWQLLIMVALGFAGSLSFMAAERRAQAGGREGGARYDGI is encoded by the exons ATGGGTCCTGAGGGGAAGAAGCTGATGAACATCATCGTCCTGGGCGTGGGCTTCATGTTCATCTTCACCGCCTTCCAGACGTGCGGCAACATCGAG CAAACGGTCATCAAGAGCTTCAACAGCACCACCTTCCATGCCAGCGGGTACACCAG CATGGCGATCATCTACGGCGTCTTCTCGGCATCCAACCTCCTGGCGCCGTCGGTGGTGGCGGTGGCGGGCACGCATCTGTCCATGTTCTTCAGCGGGCTGCTGTACAGCGCCTACATCGCCGTTTTCGTGTACCCGTACACGTGGAGCTTCTACGCCGCGTCCGCGCTGGTGGGCGTGGGCGCCGCCGTGCTGTGGACGGCGCAGGGCAGCGTGCTGGCGCTCAACTCCGACCGGCGCACCATCGGCAGGAACAGCGGCGTCTTCTGGGCGCTGCTGCAATGCAG ctTACTGTTTGGAAACACGTTCATCTTCCTGGCGTGGCGCGGCCACGAGCGCATCTCAG ACAAGGACCGGCAGACGGTCTTCATCTCGCTGACGGTCATCAGCCTGGCGGgctgcttcctcttcttcctcatccGGACCCCCGACGCGGAAGTCTCGGGCCGCGCCGAAGTTGCTCCCGGCGAACGTCCGGACGCCCCGCTGCTGCCCTCCGACTCTGGCGACGGCGCAAGCGG CCCATCTTCCTCGCACCTCTGCTCGCAAGCCGCGGACGCTTTTG TGCAGGCGTGCAAGATGTTCGTCACCAAGGAGATGTCGCTGCTCAGCCTGTCCATCGCCTACACGG GCGTGGAGCTGACGTTCTACAGCGGCGTGTACGGCACGTGCATCGGCGCCACGAGCGGCTTGGGGCCGGACGCCAAGAGCCTGATCGGCCTGTCGGGCATCTGCGTGGGCCTGGGCGAGATCGTGGGCGGGGCCGCTTTCGGCATGCTGAACAAGTGCAGCGGGCGACTGGGCCGGAATCCCGTGGTGCTGCTGGGCCTGCTCGCGCACTACCTGGCCTTCTACCTCATCTTCATCAACATCGCCGACGACGCCCCGCTGGCGCCTGACGAGGGAACGCAGCTCGCCGCCTTCATACGCCCCAG TGTGGGCGTGGCCTTGCTGTGCAGCTTCCTGTTGGGATTGGGCGACAGCTGCTTCAACACGCAGCTGCTCAGCATCATCGGCTCCATCTTCCGGGACAACAGCGCCCCCGCCTTTGCCGTCTTCAAGTTCATCCAG TCCGTCCTGGCGGCGCTGGCCTTCTTCTACAGCAACTTCCTGCCGCTGCGCTGGCAGCTCCTCATCATGGTGGCGCTCGGCTTCGCCGGCTCGCTGAGCTTCATGGCCGCCGAGCGGCGGGCGCAGGCCGGCGGGCGCGAGGGAGGGGCCCGCTACGACGGCATCTGA
- the mfsd11 gene encoding UNC93-like protein MFSD11 isoform X2, translating into MGPEGKKLMNIIVLGVGFMFIFTAFQTCGNIEQTVIKSFNSTTFHASGYTSMAIIYGVFSASNLLAPSVVAVAGTHLSMFFSGLLYSAYIAVFVYPYTWSFYAASALVGVGAAVLWTAQGSVLALNSDRRTIGRNSGVFWALLQCSLLFGNTFIFLAWRGHERISDKDRQTVFISLTVISLAGCFLFFLIRTPDAEVSGRAEVAPGERPDAPLLPSDSGDGASGPSSSHLCSQAADAFGTLCDKRGITALLSFWDGNVRVRTLLRSAGVQDVRHQGDVAAQPVHRLHGRGADVLQRRVRHVHRRHERLGAGRQEPDRPVGHLRGPGRDRGRGRFRHAEQVQRATGPESRGAAGPARALPGLLPHLHQHRRRRPAGA; encoded by the exons ATGGGTCCTGAGGGGAAGAAGCTGATGAACATCATCGTCCTGGGCGTGGGCTTCATGTTCATCTTCACCGCCTTCCAGACGTGCGGCAACATCGAG CAAACGGTCATCAAGAGCTTCAACAGCACCACCTTCCATGCCAGCGGGTACACCAG CATGGCGATCATCTACGGCGTCTTCTCGGCATCCAACCTCCTGGCGCCGTCGGTGGTGGCGGTGGCGGGCACGCATCTGTCCATGTTCTTCAGCGGGCTGCTGTACAGCGCCTACATCGCCGTTTTCGTGTACCCGTACACGTGGAGCTTCTACGCCGCGTCCGCGCTGGTGGGCGTGGGCGCCGCCGTGCTGTGGACGGCGCAGGGCAGCGTGCTGGCGCTCAACTCCGACCGGCGCACCATCGGCAGGAACAGCGGCGTCTTCTGGGCGCTGCTGCAATGCAG ctTACTGTTTGGAAACACGTTCATCTTCCTGGCGTGGCGCGGCCACGAGCGCATCTCAG ACAAGGACCGGCAGACGGTCTTCATCTCGCTGACGGTCATCAGCCTGGCGGgctgcttcctcttcttcctcatccGGACCCCCGACGCGGAAGTCTCGGGCCGCGCCGAAGTTGCTCCCGGCGAACGTCCGGACGCCCCGCTGCTGCCCTCCGACTCTGGCGACGGCGCAAGCGG CCCATCTTCCTCGCACCTCTGCTCGCAAGCCGCGGACGCTTTTG GAACCCtctgcgataaacgagggattactgcaCTGCTGTCGTTTTGGGACGGGAACGTACGAGTGCGCACTCTGCTCCGCAGTGCAGGCGTGCAAGATGTTCGTCACCAAGGAGATGTCGCTGCTCAGCCTGTCCATCGCCTACACGG GCGTGGAGCTGACGTTCTACAGCGGCGTGTACGGCACGTGCATCGGCGCCACGAGCGGCTTGGGGCCGGACGCCAAGAGCCTGATCGGCCTGTCGGGCATCTGCGTGGGCCTGGGCGAGATCGTGGGCGGGGCCGCTTTCGGCATGCTGAACAAGTGCAGCGGGCGACTGGGCCGGAATCCCGTGGTGCTGCTGGGCCTGCTCGCGCACTACCTGGCCTTCTACCTCATCTTCATCAACATCGCCGACGACGCCCCGCTGGCGCCTGA